From Penaeus chinensis breed Huanghai No. 1 chromosome 29, ASM1920278v2, whole genome shotgun sequence:
TAGGTTTATTCATTACTGCTCTCTACGAGCAGAATTGCTGATGGCTCTGCATGACAAGGAAGTCCatgatattattgctgttgatccTTGTCACAAATTTACCTGGTGCCTGGATGCATGCATTAGGGAAGGCAAAGTTGATGCCAAAAGGTAAAACACAAGTTCATATTTAAGTTGTGTTCTAAAATTTAGTtttggaaaaataagagaaatttaTAGGCAGCTTTGATGTATTTACCCCCCTACACTTTACAATTTCAGGGAGGTGATGATTACCCCCCTGGGGATAACTAAAAGAGACCATACCTCAAAAGAACAAGTGAACAGTTTACAATTCATAACAAAAaaatctctatctctgtgtgttgtCTTTTTTTGAGCATACAGGCCTATTATCAGACAATTCCCTTAAAGATTCTTTTCCAAAGAATAAGTTATCATAGGAAACACTGtggcagaaaaaaatagaactgcTATGAAAGATATTATATTTGAAGGAAATTATTGGAAGACATATTTACTCTCCTCTTGATACAGGTCTCGAGAACTTCAGGGCTTCTTGGACAGCATTAGACGAGGCCAAGAGCAGGTACTTGGTGACTTGTCCATGATACTATGTGATCCATATGCCATCAACTTTTTAGCGAATTCTGTGATACGGTTGTTGCAGCACTTGATGAACAATGAGGCAATGCCAAGGGTAAGGAGTGCATCTGTCATTCAGTATTTTCTCTAATCAGTGCAATTTAGTTTCTGCATTTGTTTAATGAAAACTTGGAGTTGGAGTATGTATCTGCACTATTACATTAGCTGTAAACTGAATAtagaaatattttaatttatcttGGATAAAAAAAACTGTAAGTTGACTAGTGATTGGTAattggtatttttgtttatttatctaattattcattatttattattgcttttgcagGAGAATGCAGTCCTGGTGCTAATGCTGAGAATGTTGGCCCTTGGCCTTCACAGCTGGGATATGATTGAAAGTCAGGCAAGTTAAGCAGGATGTGGTCCTCAGAATTTTCAcagccttttttatctttcttatgtaGTGTAACCTGTTATTCAACAGTCTTTTAAGCTCAAATTTAGTGTTAAAATGTTTAGTGTTTTACATTTCATATTCATTGTGTTAAATCCCTATATTGGATTTTTTCTCCAATATCTTGTTTACAGGATTTAAAATATGCTGAATCAGAACAAGATATATCAATAAGcctatataactatttttatctttttatgtgtttgttttatgcttTTCCAATCTGTTAGCTagcaagaatgattataatgttagtaTTGAAATTTCCAGGTGTTTAGGGAACCAAAACTGGATCCCCAGATTGTGACAAAGTTCTTGCCAGCATTAGTATCCTTGATGGTGGATGATGATGTAAGAAGACTGAATGCTAAGCTTCCTCCTGATGAGAGGGAgtctgctattaccattattgaacaTTCAGGCAAGTGTTTGGTTATTTTACTataattttggtgtgtgtgtgtgtgtgtgtgtgtgtgtgtgtgtgtgtgtgtgtgtgtgtgtgtgtgtgtgtgtgtgtgtgtgtgtgtgtgtgtgtctgtgtgtgtctgtctgtctgtctgtgtgtctgtctgtgtgtctgtctgtctgtctctgtctgtctctgtctgtctctgtctgtctctgtctgtctgtctgtctgtctgtctgtctgtctgtctgtctgtctgtctgtctgtctgtgtgtgtgtgtgtgtgtgtgtgtgtgtgtgtgtgtgtgtgtgtgtgtgtgtgtgtgtgagtggatgtgtgtgtgtgtgtgtgtgtgtgtgtgtgtgtgtgtgtgtgtgtgtgtgtgtgtgtgtgtgtgtgtgtgtgtgtgtgtgtgtgtgtgtgtgtaaaagtttgTAAAGGGAagcacattttatttatttcatatgtaAATTGCTGGTTTCTTGCAGTAGGATAAGTATGCCCCTTGCACTATTTTAACATCCTATATTTTGTGGGATTGATTAATCATTATTTCatgtaaataattttttttgttgttttatgttgacTGAATCCAATTTTCAGTTTATTTAATGTATGTTTTATTTCTAGGTCCCCCACCGGATGCTTATCAAGCGTATTTACAAGAAAGCAGTGTGGCTTGTGTTTTAGCCATGTATTACACATTGCATACTGCAACACGTAAAGACAAGACAGCCCTCATGAGAGTTTTGGGTACATTAGCCACCTGCCATCAAGATAGAGCATTTCAAGATACTTTCCTTCACTCTTTGGTATGACAGTCTACTATTCTATTCAACcagttttctttctatctgtgattttagtttattgttacattttattttatgtaaatacactGGAGGTCTTGAACTTCCAGTAATTTTACACAACTATTCCTATCATGCTTAAGTAGCTACTCCCCAAAGGGTGGAAATCATTAAGCATTTATTGTTTAGTATTAAATGTATTTTActttatgaaaacaaaacaattccTTTCATGCTTAAGTACTTTTAAAGGGTAGAAATCATTGAGCATTCATTGTTTAGCAGCAAATGTATTTTAATTTATGAAAATCTTTTGCATAAGAACTGAAAAATAGGACACTGTAATTTATTAAATCTTTTTAGTCAAGTCTAGGGAAAAAATGGAGGTTAAAGAACAGCAACCAATTTCTGTTCATTTTGCAGGTAGCAGCACTGATCCCAATGGCCGATGATTTCTCAACAGAGGACTTCTGCACAGTGGTCTTTGATGAGTTTTTCTTTACAAACATCAGCAGGGAAAATGTGATGCGCCATGTTATGAAGCTTGTGTGGTACATTCATCCTAAACTACCCCCAGCTCGTCTTGACACTCTGATGAAAGCACTGCAGCCTGGACCTCACTCGGTGagtttatttgcttattattttctAAAGTCAGTTATTTATTTGGTGTGAAAATTCTGAGATAAAAGTGGTCAGCTGAAAAGGCCAAAGTACTGTGCTTTATAAATGTTCATTTGTTGGCACCCCCTGAAAAGAGatataaataagtcaataaaaaataaaataaaataaaaagtacattTCCTAAATTGCCATTGTTCATCCACCATCAGAGTGAATCCAGCCAGAACCTGTACGAAAAATTCCAAAACAGAGTACAGGAGTTCCAAGACGGGCAGAATCAGCCGGCTCCATTAAACGAAATGGATTCTCCTCTTATGGCTGTACCAACCCCAGCACCCATTCAGTGAACTTGACAAGGAGTGATATCACCTCGGAGtttctttgaaaaaaagaaagattgtaCACTAACCACTATGTGTTTGAAATGCAATATGTACATTCAAAAAGAACACATGCTGAACTTAGATGTTGATTTTACGTTAAAAAAATAATCCAGATTTATATATCGTACAAGGACCAAAGAATTTTACTTTATAAATTCTTtgcaataaagatcttacaaaaTTTTGTGTTTATAATCCCacattcactattattttttataggaatttttttttaaggttacaAGAAAAATGCTTAATCATGACATGCTTTGTTGAGTGATCATATACActgcttttttttattgttgcaagACCTATTTGATAGTTTTGAAACATTTTATGGATGAAGTAAAAGTATCACAAAACAAACTGCCTTTACTCACTTAAGATTTAgagtaatttatttatgtataatgaaACAGACTTCACTGATATGAGGTAACATAACAATCTTATTGGTGAACCTTGAGACAAGAATATTTCCCTGGGTGGTGGTGACACAGTCAGAGTGCCGGAACacactatcataatttttttgtGACAAGTAAAGAAAGGATATTTTGGGGAGGGAGGTGTGGCCAACATGGCCCACCATACACAATATGTTTATCTTAGTTCATAAAATGGAGATTGTACACTCACTAATTGCACCCATATAGATCCATATAGCTCATTCTTCATTTTTGTTCACTTTGCTCGGcttttgaaatgtataatactCTTAATTCTTCGTGTTACCGCCACCACCTTGGTGAAGTCTATGTGTTATAGAGGCCACTAAATACGCCATTAACTGGCGTCCGTCTAcagagcgcaatcgctcccatgccgtaattATTTGGGCAACGATGATATGACAATTAcggtatgatcttgggggaagtctctgccccTGGTTGGCCAAACACTCTCACTGTGATTGCGATCGGgcaatttgggtggatgtggtacAGCGTAATCTCGGGTTGTTGCGGAAACCGCGCCTTCATGACACTGCTCGTGTGGTTATCCAGGTGGTGTGCATCTACTCTAACAGCCCAGCGGTTTCCGACAGTAGGTGCTGCAGCGTAAGTCCCACCGgatgttgccagcagaacaaaaagGGGTCCTCATCCCTTGCAGTAGTttaaaagaataattaaaatatataactaaGAATAAAATGACTCACGGTAAAGGGACCTGAAATAACTACCAGCCACAGTCCCTTTTGTGAGGGGTGTTGCCACTGTGTATCAAATAGTTTTCATTAGGTCATGGTATTCATGCTCTTccatgcaagcttcctatttgtctttcatatagcacactGATTAagagttttgaatgacatttacttgaacttcctccgtcgtgcatctAGGGCGCCCACTTCTTGTTTCTGGTGAATCAGTTACTTGGTGTCGCTGGATTCACAGAGATACGGTTGGCTTCGATATACCTAATCTTCatgatatttcggctcttgatagtcTCAGAGCAAAACGTATTTATGATGCTACAAATGGactatgaggtctccattgctaatattgccaaGATACGGGACCATATCCATATCAAGTCCGAAGctctattcgaacacattatgaagctttacATGtgccgagctttgaaaacaagtaccaacctTTCCGAATCAACTAGCGATCGTTACAGTTTCATCTACTCCCCAGTAAAGGTacttttttttagcgagtgtagatacatgtacatacatagagagagacagggagagggagaggaagcgggagagagtgagggcgagggaggagagggagagggagagagaggaagggaaaatgttaaagggagagaggggagagaaagggggaggggagggagagagaaggagagagaaggagagagaaggagagagaaggagagagaaggagagagaaggagagagaaggagagagaaggagagagaaggagagagaaggagagagagagagagagagagagagagagagagagagagagagagagagagagagagagagagagagagagagagagagagagagagggagagagaaggagagagagagagagagagaggggggggggatgatagagggaaagaggagagagagagagagagagagagagagagagaggagagagaggagagagagagagagagagagagagagagtagagagggggaggggaggagagagaggaagagaggagagagagagaggagagaggagagagaggagagagagtgagagagagagagagagagagagagagagagagagagagagagagagagagtaaggagggagagggagggagagagagagagagagagagagagagagagagagagagagagagagagaaatgatgatagagggaggagagagagagagagagagagagagagagagagagagagagagagagagagagagagagagatagagagagatagagagagagagaaatgatgatatagggagagaggggagagagagagagagagagagagagagagagagagagagagagagagagagagagagagagagagagagagagagagagagagagagagtagataacagataaataaatagttatatagatacgCTATGGGCTAGGAAGTTGCGAAGAGAACATCTGCAGCCATCCTACAGCGCGATATCCAATTAATGCTGTGGATTCAGCGATCTTTGTTTTATTCAGTCCGTTGAACTGATATTATACAGAGTGCCTCGACTTCCGTTTCGACGTAGTGTTGAGGTCATTTCCATGCCATTATCGGAGAATCGGATCAGTCGGTATGGGATCTTCGATGCATGTAAGATTTATGTTTAGTGTGACTATATCCACAATAggttgtatatttatgttttatatgttttactaCCTGGAAAGTCTTCTTATGTCAGATTATTAGATCAGCTTTTCTGATATCTCACTCATCTACTATTACCAGTTAATGAATTTGCTAACTTGGAATGTCAGCATCTTGGAAAGTACTCTCAGATAACTATATCTGTGGATGTGATTATTTTGACAGTCAAGAGAGATACGACTAAAATGATCATGTGATCATGTCTGCCTCGGTAGGATGAATGATAATGCCAATTCAAgaaattttgtatatttatttagtcaCGTATTTAAGTAATATAGTGTTCGTTGTTCGCTTACTGCTTGTTTCTTTCTGTTGGGCTCAATAAGGGTGTAAGTGGCAGAGTCGTTTGAAGTTATAGGTGGAAGGTTGCATTAACACAGAGTTCCAGTGTCACTAAACGTATTATTCACGAGGGGGTCACTCTTTTAGGGCAGTATACGAGTCTACTTTTGATTGTAATGAACTGAGATTTTCCACCATATAACAAAATCATGAGTAAAAATACCAAAGATAGTTATATTTTTGTTAACCTCTAAGATTAGTTGGTCGCACTACTAGTTATTGAGTTAGCATTTCACTTATTAGCTGAGGATTTTCTTCATGGAAGAAGGTGGTACTTAGTCAACAAACTACTGAATCGTACGAGATGTATAAATAACAGATGATTTATCTTATGTACTCTGTTGTAGTATTGCTTGTAGTACTAGCACTTTTAGTAAAGTCCcacaactattactacaacatttactaatactaatactactacttcttcaaCTACTCTAactactcttactcctcctccccctcctccactttcttctcctcctcttcttcctcctacaacaactactacaactactactatgactGTTACTACtgatactgctgctattattatcattattattattattattatcattgttattattactattattattattaatattattagtgttgttattatttttgttgttgttgttgttattattattattattattattattataattatcattattactattattgttgttggtgttgtcattttttatcattattattatgaatacctGTTCTACCAGTGGGaattccacagaaaaaaaaaaaaaaaaataggtactgtactccccttctctctccctttttatcctcctccttctaacactcacctcttcccttttcctttcccagtATCTAACCCTTTCCCGGTCTACCACCCCCTCTCACTTCcacatcttcctcccctctcactttaaTGCCTACATTtgtcctctcccacttccttcttcatcccccgTAACCTCCCCACCTCATtcgctcccttacccccttttcctccattctctatCCCCCTTTACTATAtgagccccctctcccttctcctccctttctccttatccatccccctttcctttttccccttcctctgtttccccttctctatctccctttattcTTTAAGCCCCTTCCCGACTTTTCTCTCTaagccttcttcccctttctttcaccacctctcctttctcccttaagctctctttatccccctcttccttttttccttctttttcaatcttcccttttctccttacaTCTATTATTCATGTGAATAATAGATATAGACTTGCCtcgataaaagatgataataagaataaaaacaacaataattttgataacaataaataatgacaatggtaacgataataatagagtCAGAGTAGGATTCTAATAAATTCGTATTACGATACCTTTATgcacgcgcgagtgtgtgtatgtgattcacAAGAGTGCGTCTGAGGACAAAGATTTGTTGACGTCTCGAATTTATTCCAAACAACAAGAAATAACGATCAATCCTCATGATATAATTTGTTTGGGATATTTGTTGATGTTTGTTTACCTgttgatttctattttttttataatcaaagGTGTCATTATAAACCAATTTGGGatcttatttcatttaattttaccGAATTAGCATTTCATTTTAGTGATTCATTTGCAGCTGCTTCAgagctgacttttttttttttttttttttttttttttataaaggacaGTGAATGAAATTTTCTTCTTGATCTTTTATTTGAATAAAATTTGTCGTTTCTTTCACAGTAAAATAGCGAATCAAGTATAATAACTTATCTCAACTTCTTttctataaaatatctatattatcGTTAATAGGTTTGCCTAAAAtagtatgtatatctttttatactACACATTCTACGTATACAAAATCTGTATCTTAACTGCGAAAACCCCCACTTAGATTAACTTTTTGATATAGGACATATTTGTGATGCGCTGTAGCACCTTTATAAACCTATAAAACCTCCACAGTGATTGCACTAAATCTAACAGGCTTTAGTTCTAACATTCTATCAAAGATGCTTTAGGTTCTACCAATGCTGTCGAATATATTCTACGTTTTATCTCTCCAGTTACATTTGCATCACATTCTGTACTCTGGATGTACCTGTGATGCAAGGGAATGTGTGAATGAGTATAGCAGAAATAGTAAGAGTTGTAATATACTGCCGAGGGAAAGGAcagcaaaagataaaaaaaaaaagaaacagagtaaGTAAGTTAACTAAATAATGAGTATAAAAATGAGGTATGAGGAAGAGCTTGCAATGTATGAGGAAAGGCAGCGGAGATCTCTAGATGATTTGAAGGCTTTATGGATGGGCCAGGGGGTCCTTTCTTCATGTTTTGGGGGGTCCTTTGCCTTAAACGTAAGGCATGGTTCCATTCCAGGTAACT
This genomic window contains:
- the LOC125040618 gene encoding negative elongation factor B-like, coding for MSGFGLEEIGIPGGVYLKESLTHCTDPLKAIEEFQVENGILLPSLRPMLHLLDLHGVKRLDFHNSIMEELRDKLISQISELGKREGRERDRKLKELLTKSFPVIKIKALRPVVMCILKHMSHVEDKYLKILVRDKELYEACDTEVKRQIWKDSQALFGDEVSPLLTGYITSKEDTLFNVENLNNLFFSPSPKARRQGEMVQKLVHMIGKNVKLYDMVLQFLRTLFLRTRFIHYCSLRAELLMALHDKEVHDIIAVDPCHKFTWCLDACIREGKVDAKRSRELQGFLDSIRRGQEQVLGDLSMILCDPYAINFLANSVIRLLQHLMNNEAMPRENAVLVLMLRMLALGLHSWDMIESQVFREPKLDPQIVTKFLPALVSLMVDDDVRRLNAKLPPDERESAITIIEHSGPPPDAYQAYLQESSVACVLAMYYTLHTATRKDKTALMRVLGTLATCHQDRAFQDTFLHSLVAALIPMADDFSTEDFCTVVFDEFFFTNISRENVMRHVMKLVWYIHPKLPPARLDTLMKALQPGPHSSESSQNLYEKFQNRVQEFQDGQNQPAPLNEMDSPLMAVPTPAPIQ